Proteins from a single region of Acipenser ruthenus chromosome 31, fAciRut3.2 maternal haplotype, whole genome shotgun sequence:
- the LOC131702900 gene encoding uncharacterized protein LOC131702900: MLLQRVNMEPQEEAAEESLSFRVNVELRYWLGEHSQARLRQLGALCVDEVTIKDQYYDNESFTLAANQVWLSKRNRHWHLILGQRAHFNQAYGQAQRESQASPPESAGNLKTNGAGGKADQEIKGDISSKTREGQQKVSSSDHLISSSVTSSAPGLDTDLSYCELTTDREIIERLAQCLQIALTAEDRRNMTTEAFLKLAGIHHYGSWNVTKKITYKLGDTCDVVIERDESSPPRQAAVLTMEADVLNIVSELEKMERIATELELEPASSAK, translated from the coding sequence ATGCTGCTGCAGAGGGTGAACATGGAACCACAGGAGGAAGCTGCTGAAGAGAGCCTGTCATTCAGAGTCAATGTGGAGCTGCGGTATTGGCTGGGGGAGCACAGCCAGGCAAGGCTCAGACAGCTTGGGGCCCTCTGTGTGGACGAGGTCACCATCAAAGACCAATACTACGACAATGAGTCATTCACGCTGGCGGCCAATCAGGTGTGGCTCAGTAAACGAAACAGGCACTGGCACCTGATCCTGGGCCAGAGGGCACACTTCAACCAAGCCTACGGACAAGCGCAGCGGGAATCTCAAGCAAGCCCACCAGAAAGTGCCGGCAATCTAAAAACCAACGGGGCAGGCGGAAAGGCCGACCAGGAGATTAAAGGAGACATCTCGTCGAAAACCCGAGAGGGACAGCAAAAAGTTTCTTCTTCTGATCACCTGATCAGCAGTTCAGTGACTTCTTCTGCTCCTGGTCTGGACACAGACCTCAGTTACTGCGAGCTCACTACAGACAGAGAGATCATTGAGCGCTTGGCCCAGTGCCTGCAGATTGCTTTGACGGCCGAGGATAGAAGAAACATGACAACGGAAGCCTTTCTGAAGCTGGCAGGCATCCACCACTACGGCAGCTGGAACGTTACCAAGAAGATAACTTACAAGCTGGGGGATACCTGCGACGTGGTTATAGAGAGAGACGAGTCGTCCCCTCCCAGGCAAGCGGCTGTGCTGACGATGGAGGCTGACGTGCTGAACATCGTCAGCGAGCTGGAAAAGATGGAGAGGATCGCGACGGAACTGGAGCTTGAACCAGCTTCTTCAGCCAAGTGA
- the LOC131702901 gene encoding ras-specific guanine nucleotide-releasing factor RalGPS1-like: MYKRNGLKSSVVVTSATPEGSSSSDSLDGRSVDYEKSYDAVVFDVLKVTPEQLASQITLMDAPVFKAIQPEVSSHSVFFHFICL; the protein is encoded by the exons ATGTACAAGAGGAATGGTCTGAAGTCCAGTGTGGTGGTCACCTCAGCCACTCCAGAG ggcaGCAGCAGCTCGGACTCTCTGGATGGCCGCAGTGTGGACTATGAGAAGAGCTACGACGCGGTTGTGTTTGACGTGCTGAAGGTTACTCCGGAGCAGTTGGCT AGCCAGATAACGTTAATGGACGCACCGGTATTTAAAGCGATACAACCCGAGGTAAGcagtcattctgttttttttcattttatttgtttgtag